Proteins co-encoded in one Pan paniscus chromosome 23, NHGRI_mPanPan1-v2.0_pri, whole genome shotgun sequence genomic window:
- the TRMT2A gene encoding tRNA (uracil-5-)-methyltransferase homolog A, whose amino-acid sequence MSENLDNEGPKPMESCGQESSSALSCPTVSVPPAAPAALEEVEKEGAGAATGPGPQPGLYSYIRDDLFTSEIFKLELQNVPRHASFSDVRRFLGRFGLQPHKTKLFGQPPCAFVTFRSAAERDKALRVLHGALWKGRPLSVRLARPKADPMARRRRQEGESEPPVTRVADVVTPLWTVPYAEQLERKQLECEQVLQKLAKEIGSTNRALLPWLLEQRHKHNKACCPLEGVRPSPQQTEYRNKCEFLVGVGVDGEDNTVGCRLGKYKGGTCAVAAPFDTVHIPEATKQVVKAFQEFIRSTPYSAYDPETYTGHWKQLTVRTSRRRQAMAIAYFHPQKLSPEELAELKTSLAQHFTAGPGRASGVTCLYFVEEGQRKTPSQEGLPLEHVAGDRCIHEDLLGLTFRISPHAFFQVNTPAAEVLYTVIQDWAQLDAGSTVLDVCCGTGTIGLALARKVKRVIGVELCPEAVEDARVNAQDNELSNVEFHCGRAEDLVPTLVSRLASQHLVAILDPPRAGLHSKVILAIRRAKNLRRLLYVSCNPRAAMGNFVDLCRAPSNRVKGIPFRPVKAVAVDLFPQTPHCEMLILFERVEHPNGTGVLGPHSPPAQPTPGPPDDTLQETGTFPSS is encoded by the exons ATGAGTGAGAACCTCGACAACGAG GGCCCGAAGCCCATGGAGAGCTGTGGCCAGGAGAGCAGCAGTGCCCTGAGCTGCCCTACAGTCTCGGTGCCCCCTGCAGCCCCGGCagccctggaggaggtggagaaagaggGCGCTGGGGCGGCTACAGGGCCGGGGCCTCAGCCCGGGCTCTACAGCTACATCAGGGATGACTTGTTTACCTCTGAGATCTTTAAACTGGAGCTGCAGAACGTGCCTCGCCACGCCAGCTTCAGCGACGTCCGGCGCTTCCTGGGCCGCTTTGGTCTGCAGCCCCACAAAACCAAACTCTTTGGGCAACCACCCTGCGCCTTTGTGACATTCCGCAGCGCTGCAGAGAGGGACAAGGCCCTGCGCGTTTTGCATGGTGCCCTCTGGAAAGGCCGCCCACTCAGTGTGCGCCTGGCCCGGCCCAAGGCTGACCCCATGGCCAGGAGGAGGCGACAGGAGGGTGAAAGTGAGCCACCAGTAACACGAGTGGCCGATGTGGTGACCCCTCTATGGACAGTGCCCTATGCTGAGCAGCTTGAGCGGAAGCAGCTGGAGTGCGAGCAGGTGCTGCAGAAACTTGCCAA GGAAATCGGGAGCACCAACCGTGCCTTGCTGCCCTGGCTGCTCGAGCAGAGGCACAAGCACAACAAGGCCTGCTGCCCGCTGGAGGGGGTCAGGCCATCACCCCAGCAG ACTGAGTACCGTAATAAGTGTGAGTTTCTGGTTGGCGTCGGGGTGGATGGGGAGGATAACACCGTGGGCTGTCGGCTCGGCAAGTACAAGGGCGGGACGTGTGCTGTGGCAGCCCCGTTTGACACCGTGCACATCCCCGAAGCCACCAAGCAGGTGGTGAAGGCCTTCCAGGAGTTCATCCG GTCCACTCCATACTCGGCATACGACCCAGAGACGTACACAGGCCACTGGAAGCAGCTGACTGTGCGCACTAGCCGCCGCCGCCAGGCCATGGCCATTGCCTACTTCCACCCCCAG aagctgagccCTGAGGAGCTGGCAGAGCTGAAGACCTCCCTAGCACAGCACTTCACAGCAGGGCCAGGCAGGGCCAGTGGAGTGACCTGCCTCTACTTCGTGGAGGAGGGACAGCG AAAGACTCCTAGCCAGGAGGGCCTGCCCCTGGAACATGTGGCTGGGGACCGGTGCATCCACGAGGACCTGCTAGGGCTGACCTTCCGGATCTCTCCACACGCCTTCTTCCAG GTGAACACACCCGCAGCCGAGGTGCTCTACACAGTCATCCAGGACTGGGCCCAGCTGGATGCGGGGAGCACGGTGCTGGACGTGTGCTGTGGCACCGGCACCATTGGCCTGGCCCTGGCCCGG AAGGTAAAGAGGGTCATTGGGGTCGAGCTATGCCCAGAGGCTGTGGAGGACGCCCGGGTGAACGCCCAGGACAATG AGTTGAGTAATGTGGAGTTCCACTGCGGGAGGGCCGAGGACCTGGTGCCCACCCTGGTGAGCAGACTGGCCTCCCAGCACCTCGTGGCCATCCTGGACCCACCCCGTGCTGGCTTGC ATTCCAAGGTGATCCTGGCCATCCGGAGAGCTAAGAACCTCAGGCGGCTGCTGTACGTCTCATGCAACCCCCGGGCAGCCATGGGCAACTTTGTGGA CCTCTGCAGAGCCCCATCTAACCGGGTGAAGGGCATTCCCTTCCGGCCGGTCAAGGCTGTGGCAGTGGACCTGTTCCCGCAGACCCCGCACTGTGAGATGCTCATCCTGTTTGAGAGGGTGGAGCACCCCAATGGCACAGGGGTCTTGGGGCCCCACAGCCCTCCAGCTCAACCCACACCAGGACCCCCAGATGACACCCTACAAGAAACTGGGACCTTCCCCTCATCCTAG
- the RANBP1 gene encoding ran-specific GTPase-activating protein isoform X3, producing MAAAKDTHEDHDTSTENTDESNHDPQFEPIVSLPEQEIKTLEEDEEELFKMRAKLFRFASENDLPEWKERGTGDVKLLKHKEKGAIRLLMRRDKTLKICANHYITPMMELKPNAGSDRAWVWNTHADFADECPKPELLAIRFLNAENAQKFKTKFEECRKEIEEREKKGSGKNDHAEKVAEKLEALSVKEETKEDAEEKQ from the exons ATGGCGGCCGCCAAG GACACTCATGAGGACCATGATACTTCCACTGAGAATACAGACGAGTCCAACCATGACCCTCAGTTTGAGCCAATAGTTTCTCTTCctgagcaagaaattaaaacactggaagaagatgaagaggaactttttaaaat GCGGGCAAAACTGTTCCGATTTGCCTCTGAGAACGATCTCCCAGAATGGAAGGAGCGAGGCACTGGTGACGTCAAGCTCCTGAAGCACAAGGAGAAAGGGGCCATCCGCCTCCTCATGCGGAGGGACAAGACTCTGAAGATCTGTGCCAACCACTACA TCACGCCGATGATGGAGCTGAAGCCCAACGCAGGTAGCGACCGTGCCTGGGTCTGGAACACCCACGCTGACTTCGCCGACGAGTGCCCCAAGCCAGAGCTGCTGGCCATCCGCTTCCTGAATGCTGAGA ATGCACAGAAATTCAAAACAAAGTTTGAAGAATGCAGGAAAGAGAtcgaagagagagaaaagaaag GATCAGGCAAAAATGATCATGCCGAAAAAGTGGCGGAAAAGCTAGAAGCTCTCTCGGTGAAGGAGGAGACCAAGGAGGATGCTGAGGAGAAGCAATAA
- the RANBP1 gene encoding ran-specific GTPase-activating protein isoform X1: protein MAAAKDTHEDHDTSTENTDESNHDPQFEPIVSLPEQEIKTLEEDEEELFKMRAKLFRFASENDLPEWKERGTGDVKLLKHKEKGAIRLLMRRDKTLKICANHYITPMMELKPNAGSDRAWVWNTHADFADECPKPELLAIRFLNAENAQKFKTKFEECRKEIEEREKKGDVVPWVGGLLCRLTLHLTILPGGCFFCLPDKHSRVLWPPHVSRVMQLPGDTGASWGALSTCQCCWPQSNWAGIGVRALPGAHQKVLYDGPRFVSQRAWSPLP from the exons ATGGCGGCCGCCAAG GACACTCATGAGGACCATGATACTTCCACTGAGAATACAGACGAGTCCAACCATGACCCTCAGTTTGAGCCAATAGTTTCTCTTCctgagcaagaaattaaaacactggaagaagatgaagaggaactttttaaaat GCGGGCAAAACTGTTCCGATTTGCCTCTGAGAACGATCTCCCAGAATGGAAGGAGCGAGGCACTGGTGACGTCAAGCTCCTGAAGCACAAGGAGAAAGGGGCCATCCGCCTCCTCATGCGGAGGGACAAGACTCTGAAGATCTGTGCCAACCACTACA TCACGCCGATGATGGAGCTGAAGCCCAACGCAGGTAGCGACCGTGCCTGGGTCTGGAACACCCACGCTGACTTCGCCGACGAGTGCCCCAAGCCAGAGCTGCTGGCCATCCGCTTCCTGAATGCTGAGA ATGCACAGAAATTCAAAACAAAGTTTGAAGAATGCAGGAAAGAGAtcgaagagagagaaaagaaaggtgaCGTGGTGCCATGGGTTGGGGGGCTTCTTTGCAGACTCACTCTGCATCTGACTATACTTCCAGGCGGGTGCTTTTTCTGTCTGCCAGATAAACATTCCAGGGTGCTGTGGCCGCCTCACGTATCCAGGGTGATGCAGCTCCCTGGGGACACAGGTGCTTCCTGGGGAGCCCTGAGCACTTGTCAGTGTTGCTGGCCTCAGTCCAATTGGGCAGGCATTGGAGTCCGGGCACTGCCTGGAGCTCACCAGAAGGTGCTTTATGATGGTCCTCGGTTTGTCTCTCAGAGGGCTTGGTCACCTCTGCCATGA
- the RANBP1 gene encoding ran-specific GTPase-activating protein isoform X2 translates to MAAAKDTHEDHDTSTENTDESNHDPQFEPIVSLPEQEIKTLEEDEEELFKMRAKLFRFASENDLPEWKERGTGDVKLLKHKEKGAIRLLMRRDKTLKICANHYITPMMELKPNAGSDRAWVWNTHADFADECPKPELLAIRFLNAENAQKFKTKFEECRKEIEEREKKAGSGKNDHAEKVAEKLEALSVKEETKEDAEEKQ, encoded by the exons ATGGCGGCCGCCAAG GACACTCATGAGGACCATGATACTTCCACTGAGAATACAGACGAGTCCAACCATGACCCTCAGTTTGAGCCAATAGTTTCTCTTCctgagcaagaaattaaaacactggaagaagatgaagaggaactttttaaaat GCGGGCAAAACTGTTCCGATTTGCCTCTGAGAACGATCTCCCAGAATGGAAGGAGCGAGGCACTGGTGACGTCAAGCTCCTGAAGCACAAGGAGAAAGGGGCCATCCGCCTCCTCATGCGGAGGGACAAGACTCTGAAGATCTGTGCCAACCACTACA TCACGCCGATGATGGAGCTGAAGCCCAACGCAGGTAGCGACCGTGCCTGGGTCTGGAACACCCACGCTGACTTCGCCGACGAGTGCCCCAAGCCAGAGCTGCTGGCCATCCGCTTCCTGAATGCTGAGA ATGCACAGAAATTCAAAACAAAGTTTGAAGAATGCAGGAAAGAGAtcgaagagagagaaaagaaag CAGGATCAGGCAAAAATGATCATGCCGAAAAAGTGGCGGAAAAGCTAGAAGCTCTCTCGGTGAAGGAGGAGACCAAGGAGGATGCTGAGGAGAAGCAATAA